Within the Dunckerocampus dactyliophorus isolate RoL2022-P2 chromosome 10, RoL_Ddac_1.1, whole genome shotgun sequence genome, the region ATTTGTTTACAAACatgtcaaataataataaatacgaaaatataaaataaaagaaaaatattggTAACGAGTGAAATCTTACTACTTgtgaaatgtgtaaacaaaaatggtaaaaataataatccaaaaAAGGACATATTGGTTATGTTAATAGTGACATCTTAGTGCTTGTGAAATGTGTACACAGAAAATTATTTTGCACAGGAAATGAAAAATTAGGTTAACTAGTGAAATCTGACTGTCTGTGAAACGTTTATACTAAAAtgccaaaaataatacaaagaaaCGATCAATCTGGGTTAAGGGCTGCTTGGTTATTGGAACTCCTCCTGCTTATCAACTTGGTATACACAGATCAGAAACAATAATCCATCCaaccatgcattttctatgccgcttatccttactagggacgcgggggtatgctggagcctatcccagctgactttgataataaaaagtgacaaattcaaattaaataaaaaaaaatctttggttAAATAGTTAAATCTTACTGCTTGTGAAATATGAAAGCATTCCAAAGATACTAATAAAAAGTGGAAGTatagaatgaaatgaaatgaatagtATTTGTAAAACATTATTGGTAAAATATATCTTTTTGCTTGAGTAATGTCCCCCCCAGAAAAGTGAATATACAAAATGAGATGAACAATAATGGTTAAATACTGAAACATTACTGCCTGTGAATTATGCATAGAtgccaaaaataataataaaagtgtcATGTAATGTGAAGACGGTGCCTGTCCCTTTAAATCgccatcttttttttgtcaaaagtcAAGAAGTTAGCAATGATGTTAAGTGCGAAAAAAAGCTAACTTTTAACCAAGTGTAAatgatatgcttttttttttttattaaacacaCTCAAAATGAAGGCCATTTGTTAATAGTTCAAAAGGACTGTAATTTGGTCACAAAAGTCACAAAATAGTCGTGCTAAATTGGATTTTGGCCCATGCTAACATCAAAGAAATAGTGACTCCTTTTGCTTGTAAGTGACACGAAAATGTATTGTTAttgacaatgacaataaataatttaaattggTGTACAACATTATCCATGTTATATACATTATAGTATGTGTTCCCTGCGGTGTTTTGACGATGtgtctgttccagaaggttctCCGTGCAGAGGTGCGCGCGCTGCCACCTGGGGATTTCCGCCTCGGAGATGGTGATGCGCGCCAGAGACTCTGTGTACCACCTGAGCTGCTTCACTTGCACTACGTGCAACAAGACCCTCACCACGGGAGACCACTTCGGCATGAAGGACAGCCTCGTCTACTGCCGCCTCCACTTCGAGAGCTTGGTGCAGGGAGCCGACTACCACCCCCAACTCAACTTCGCCGAGCTGGCGGCCAAAGGCGGCGGGCTCGGCCTGCCCTACTTCAACGGCACCGGCACGGCACAGAAGGGCCGACCGCGCAAGAGGAAGAGCCCCGCCATGGGCTTGGATTTACCCAGCTACAACACAGGTGAGACggcgtgacacacacacataaacatgaaAAGTAATAAGACTGCACTAAAACAAGAGAGGATCATCACAGATAAATCGCTTCCGAAATGTTGTCACATGTCcgattattttgaacacaacactGGGAAACCCAAAtgtgcggcccgagggccacTTTGTGCCTGTGGCTCGGCTTTCTGTTGGCCCtctgcacattgtagaaataaaattaaataacagcaaaaatgggaaaccaCAGCAACAAGGCATGCTGTAACAAGAAATGTTGATGCTAAAAACTGTTAATAACACAAACCTttgtctttaatttttttttagcctttttgcaaaattaaaaatatcacagtggctttagatttttgttgcaaacaagtttagacacccctgacgtaaacaaaataaaatttgattttaatttgtgtgaacattaattGAAGGTGATATGTCTGGATTCATGAATGCATTGCCCTGGCTTGAATTGATGACTCAACTGTCATGCCCGTTATTTGTGTTATATCTAATAACTAGGCCCGTGACTGTTTAGTAAAATGTGTAGTATATTGCACGTACTGTATTTGACGGTATAGTTTTAAAAAACGAAGTAAAACAAATTTAATGGCTCCCTGCACCGAGGGGCTCCACCCTGCAGCGTCCCAATTTTTTGTGTCTCTCGGCGAATTAGTGCGCGCTTGATAAGTTAGTCATTGTGCAAGCGGCTTCCTGTGTTCCCGATGAATAGGGAGGGAATAAGGGTAATCTGCGCGTTAATTGTTCTCCGTTAATTGAATGTGACGTTGGAATCCCGGGCCTCCAGTGAGGCGGTCAGCCCGGTTCTCAGGGGCCAGTGCATGCAAAGCCGTGCGCAGGGAGGAGAACCTGCAAACAgggctgtatttatttttattttatcatgcATGTGTAATAATAAGTCATCAACAGCTATAATGTCATTTCCAGTCGCAGATGTTGTGCATTGAGTCAAAATGCAGCGAAACAACCTCCACACagcaatataaaaaataacttCCCCTCCCTATTGTCCTGTCCATTTTTGACGTGGCATGCTCTAATCAAGGCTTACCAGTCAAATCGggttattaaatatttaaaaaagaaagggTTAGGGAACAGCTGCGAGGTTTATTCCTCATTTTATCGCCTGAATGTGtacaatttgtattttagtctcCAAGTGTTCATGTTAATATACATCACTTTGAGCTGCGCATATTTACTACAAATGGGATCacattctgctgttgtttttgattTATTAGTCTCAAGCGAGCACAGACATTCTTGCCTGTTTTTCAACAAGCAGACCACCTCTCGGTTAGGTGAGGTCTTCTTGGGATACAGAGACCCCTAGTGGCTAACTTTCATACAACAACGTGCAACAGCGGCTCAAGGACGTTCagaatgttgttattatttcaaAGTTTAACCAGGTTGAAAAATGTAGCATACGGTGTTATACTGTAGTTTTATATGGCAAACCTAAGTAGTTGTCAGAGATGGTACTGTACTGATAATGTACTGTGCAGAAATAGCATAAACATGACCATTTAGTCATTCAGTTAGTGTTAAAGGTGTTCAAAGCTGAGCCTCTCCTCTCTGCACCCAGGCTGCAACGAGAACGACGCTGACCATTTGGACCGGGACCAGCAGGCTTACCCGCCGACACAGAAGACCAAGCGCATGCGGACCTCCTTCAAGCACCACCAGCTGCGGACaatgaaatcctactttgccatCAACCACAACCCGGACGCTAAGGACCTAAAGCAGCTGGCCCAGAAGACGGGCCTGACTAAAAGAGTTCTGCAGGTAAGCACGGATCCATTTTCCTTCCCGCTATGAGATGTGTGTCTGCACCCACCCCTTCTCCACGACCCCCCGCCCTCCCCTCTCTACCATTTCACCCCAGAAGtcatcttttgtttttctttaatggaGCCATAGTCATTAGAtgggtggggtttttttttttttagattgtaaTGCAATTTTTGAGGTATAGACAGCACGCTGATGAGGATTTTATTTCAAAGAAGAGTGCACATGTTCTTTAAATCCTTGCACTGAGATCAGGAGCTGCTGCCTTTTCAATCCAAATATTGTCTCAATGACTAGCTGTGTACTGCATTTCATAGAATGGAATGATTTgagtcttttctttctttctttctttctttctttcaacgAATCGTACATAAACTCAAAAAGTAAAAGCCACACTGGGATTGGTTTGCAGGTTTGGTTCCAAAACGCGAGAGCCAAATTCAGAAGGAACGTTTTACGACAGGAGAATGGAGGTGTTGATAAGGCTGATGGCACCTCACTCCCTCCACCCTCATCCGACAGTGGGGCCCTGACCCCCCCCTCCAGCGCGGCCACACTAACAGACCTGACAAACCCCTCGATTACTGTAGTGACGTCCGTCACCTCTAGTTTGGACAGCCACGATTCGGGGAGCCCCTCACAAACTACCTTGACAAACCTTTTCTAACAAGCTAGCAGACTGctttcattttgctttgtttttcccttcttcttcccccccccccctttattGACACCTTTAAAACAAGCAGAAGCGGCACCTTGGAAGAGAGAGTGCCGTACTGTTTTGACGCAAACAGgaacaacaagaacaagaagagcacatttcaaaataaaaggtgtAGCATTTGACACCGCATGGCAGCCCAGTGTGCAGTGACTGATTTTGGAAAGgactttaaagaaaaaaaaaaaaaaaaacattggaagaACAATAACCCCAAACCTGGAAACTAGTATTcttcatttgatttgatttgtacATTTGTATTGAATTCTGATCAATTCAGCCCTTCTTGCTTAATTGGTGAATTTTGCTCTCGGGAACCTGTAATTGTATGCACTGTGTTGGCACTAAttaggtctttttttttgttttttgttttggaaaaCAACTTGTAGAATGTTCTGTATATGGGTCAATCCAGAAAATAGGCTTtaattctctttttgaatgtcTCCCGTCTGTACGACAGTGGAATCGGACTCAGATCCCAATTGGTTTCATTCTAGAACCGGACTTTCAACACTCGATGAAGACCTTTACGGGAACAAGACGCCAATCTTGCATTCTGCACAGTCAATAACGTTCAATGTACACCGGAGAGCAGTTCATGTCatccgggggtgtccaaacattttcccaggGAGgaacgcacacaaaaaaaatgtagtgatgcgggggccgctttgatacattttctggATTAAAGACGATAAATCCCATCCGTCCGACGTCGGTCAGTGCATGCTACATCTTAGCATTTCAGTAACTATTTCATAACTAAAGACCGCAAAATAGCATGAAGACGATGACCACACATCTGCTtcgtaaacaaataaaacacaataaatagctcgcctctcctttcttttcgGCAAAGTTGCGCTAATAACGATGAAAGTTGAACACACCTGAGCTTTGggttatcggtgacaaagcaaatcagTCGTGTCTGGCATAGCTGTGTCAGCCCTCCCCGTTTTACCCGGGAAACTCCCATAGTTTTCCCTTCTTTCCTGTTAATAGTCTCCCGTAAACGGCAACAGCAATCCGCGAGGGTGTTGCAGCGCATCGGCAGCCGGAAGTCGAGTCTTTCCACCCGTAATTTCGTAATTTTGCggaaaatttcccttatttccaAATGTGGACAAGTATGAATGTCTGGTAATACCccattagggctgcaactaacgattattttcttcgtTGATTAATCTGGAGCTCGATTAATCGAGGAATCGGTTAGGCCCTCGACGGCCcgaatcaatatgaaccaaacacaaaaaatTTTGTTTGGTCtgcaaaaacatcagaaaagagacatttttcagtgtgtgaatatcttgttttggccaAAACGCAACAATAATAGGTCTGCCCTCATGGATGACTCAGGATATTTGACAAAAATCACCTTTTAGAGGCTGAAGTCAGAtgatatttactgtacatttttacaatcaaaaaaacatgaatggaaTACCAACACAGTCATTGGATAATTGGTTCATCATTGATTTATTGTTGCAGCTGTATAAAATACTTGTATGTTTACAATATGCAGAAGGccagttctaaaaaaaaaaaaaagaattgtgcGGCGAAAagggcccccgggccgcattttggacacccctgatctggTCAACTGCCTCCTGGTCCTATTAAACGCATCCGTAGATCAAGTCAATCGCACAGCGCCCAGTGAAAAGTGCATTATTGTTTTATCGTGTTGCTCAGGGTGaccattttttggaaagggaaAAATGAGTTGAGTTCAGTTAAGACTGGATTTGTCAGGAGCGTTGAAGTGGACGTGTGAAGCGAGGCAGCCATGTTCTCCTCTGTTTGggacatattttttattttctctaatGACTAgaccaaaataaaaaacaacaacaaaaaaagaatccaAATGAAAACACGTTTCTTCTGGCTGAAAGGAAGTGAGGGAAAAGACAGACGCATTTCATTGTGCGCGTCCGAAGTTGTTCTGTCGTAGAACAAAGTGGTACTCTAAGTCTACTTGCTGAAGTAGATGCCTAACTCAGTTCTACTATGTGCCTTATATGCGAAAAGTTGGTGGGGGGCGGGCGGGTGGGGGGGGTAAGTTTGTGAAATTCAGGATTCTATGTGTTCTTTGTTAACTGATTCACACCCTTTGGACGCCTCACTAGTTTTGTACTGTTTTGCATCTTATTTTCAAAGATCTTTTTATGGTGTATCctgttaaataaaacaaaaaaaagggagggAGGACGGGAGGGGGCCGCGATGTCACAGAAAGCATTTGTGCACTCTTTCAGATATAGTTCCAAGAAGCTTATATATTGATCTTCGTGTTAATAGTTGAGTACAGTAAGTGTTCTATCAAGATTGTCCATGTTTTCCTGTTTCTTGATAAAGATGGTGTATAGAAACTATTTCCCCTTAAATATTTATGAACCAAACCGGTTGTTATATATCTTATTAAATTTGTGTgaataaaacaaatactttGCTTTAAACggcttttatttttcattgccATTTTTTGTGTTCTTCCTTAAATACAATTCCTGTCTGTCACATCAGCGGCCGAGAGAGCGTTTGCTTACCGACGAGCAGCTAAAGCGTCGTTCCTCATTTTTGCTTTCCATTTTTAATTTCTGTTCCCTCTTTTATGATGTTTATGGTTTTTGACGTAATGCCCCACGGATTTGCATCCAAACCCTGCAGTCGGTAGAATTTGAAATTGCTATTTAATGCATGATCATGGCTGTGGAATTTGAATCGACAGAATGCTGCAAAGCGCATCTTTCCATATGTATATGATGGTAAACGCAACATGAAAGTGCAGACCCCGTAAAGCCAGGTTGCTCTGTAGTTAATATATTCTTACTCTATCATTTCTTGCAGGGAGAACAAATCTTGGGGCATTACAGCCATACATCCCGACGTTTGAAAATTCCCTAAAGTATTAAGAGAAGGGGAAAACTTTGATGGGAATTCCTCACCATTGAAGACAAAGACAATATTAGGATAAAGATGATAGCGGATCAGATTTTAGCACAAATTTGAGCACAGCAAAATGTCTTGTTGAATGCATCAAGCAAGGAGCCCTCACGATGTACAGCATCAGTCATACCTGTGTGTTTGTATTGGAGTagaacaatgacaataaaatggatTGTAAAATAGTAAACACAGCAATTTGCATAACAGAGACGGTATGGAtgttacacacacgcacacacacacacacacacacacacacacacacacacaccaacctcTCTCCCACTGACTTGCTCCTATATGTAAGCACAGCACAGCCTATACATCCCTGCACTCTTTGTTCTGGTTGCCCCTGTGCACCGTCTTGCTATATACAAACTTTCCTTTGTCCTTTTTGCAAACACACGGCCTCCTTGAAAGTGGGCAGCAGGATGCCCATCAAACAGGACCGCGGAGCTGGATGGAGCTTTGCCATCTGCCCCGAGCCGAGGGACGCCAAGCTGGGAAGGAAACAAAGCAGACGTAAAGAAGAGGTTCTCGTTTTTGCATGCGCCTCGTCGTCTTCTTCACGTTATCCTTGAGGTGTATTTTACTTCCTTTCATTCGCTGTGTGATTTATTGCAAAATAAAGCCTATGAAATCATGTCCCTGGCGCTCATGtagtacaaacacacacacacacacacacacacacacacacacacggtgggGAAGAGCAGCCGCTGTGAGGATTTGTTCTTGACATTCGGCGTCCTGCAGAAGGTGGAAACAGTGACATGACCGCTTTGTGAGCTTATTGCTGTTGGTGACACCAGAAGCTCTGGAGCGTGACATAACATACACCTACACTCTACAGCGGCTCCCCGCTCGTTTTTGCTGATTTTGGtccaaaaagtattttatttttgtaggtTTTTTCCCCcggaaaacacatttcattgacCTTAAGTTGGTAATGGTTCATAAATGCATACTACAGTGCCAGCCCCTTATtcttacatgtttatgtcttttgtgctccactgatgttttttcggcaagtgttgagatttcggTCTTTATTCGGcgatccttgaacgcaccgtagtcGCGCTGCTAAGCGGAAGTGACACTTACATGCAGCGAAGAAAGATTCCttctttgtaaatggaatattttcatagttaggagCATGGAAAGCTGGTTACAATGTTCTAAACACggcttgtaacattattagagccctctggacatgaaacaacacccctacagtcacctttacaggaTGTAGtcgacataacagaaaataagacaacataaacatcaataacatagactcacattagcattgggagacttCCTTGTTGTTTGACAATGTAGAATTTCATATCACATCTTTGTATGCGTCTTCTgaacgccttatatttgtattttccttcatttagccatttttatgcttgaaaatgcttaacttaggccaagaatacgtacaatttgcttcaacatGCGTATTTTTGGACTAGTAgtcgaccacaaaacagcgataatttattcAGTTATTTATTTCGAAAAACCGTGATCGAGCGAAGCGGCGAAATTAAAACCACGCAGTGTCGAGGGACGACTATTATTTTTGTCAGATGCCTGTGCTTAATACAGCCATCTGTTCATCGGTCATTAGTGGCGAGTTCCTATCATTTTATActtaaaaatgtgcttaataAGAGTACGATAGGGCTAAAACGTGGATTGTGTTGCGAGTgagcaaaaatagacatttttatgggcgtatcaattacacGCAGATTTTTGCCAACTGCGGGTGCAACCGAGCAGGGATCTACTTGCATACGTACTGCATATAAAGAATAAATGTGACTTAGATGTCAAGTGTTTAGTGAACGagtgtccgaagtgcggcctGGAGGCCATTTAGGGCTCacggctgctttttttttttattggccctcagcactttctaaactacaattaaacaaagaacatttaaaaaaaacaacagcaaaaatgggaaaaaaagagcagagtaaaggcaaaatattaggagaataagatattaatattattctgaggaaaaaatatatatatatttttttttaaatgtaaaaaaagaaagaaaaggaagtGGCCTTGCATCTTTTGACATCTCTTCTTACCTGTCAGCatttgcatttcaaaataagGGATATTTTCGGGAAAATAACAAACTGTCCTTGCCGATGACTGTGGCTACACATTAGAGgatgtttgggggttttttttggacgaaagttaaaatgaaacttttttaaaatgaccaagaaaTTAAGAAGTACAATCTCGGaatatttcactctgtgtgtacTGGATCTATAGGATATAcgagttgaactttttgaatTGACCTACTGaaataaattcacttttcaAAGTTATTCCGATTTATGGACACCTGTCATCATGAACGTTTCAGAGTTATTTAACTGTCTCATGCAT harbors:
- the lhx9 gene encoding LIM/homeobox protein Lhx9 isoform X4; translation: MEVVDCKAEAASCKLRPGPGAMLFHGISGDHIQGIMEEMERRSKSESRLAKSMQLNGRETTMPSMSPEKPALCAGCGGKISDRYYLLAVDKQWHLRCLKCCECKLALESELTCFAKDGSIYCKEDYYRRFSVQRCARCHLGISASEMVMRARDSVYHLSCFTCTTCNKTLTTGDHFGMKDSLVYCRLHFESLVQGADYHPQLNFAELAAKGGGLGLPYFNGTGTAQKGRPRKRKSPAMGLDLPSYNTGCNENDADHLDRDQQAYPPTQKTKRMRTSFKHHQLRTMKSYFAINHNPDAKDLKQLAQKTGLTKRVLQKRHLGRESAVLF
- the lhx9 gene encoding LIM/homeobox protein Lhx9 isoform X3; the encoded protein is MEVVDCKAEAASCKLRPGPGAMLFHGISGDHIQGIMEEMERRSKSESRLAKSMQLNGRETTMPSMSPEKPALCAGCGGKISDRYYLLAVDKQWHLRCLKCCECKLALESELTCFAKDGSIYCKEDYYRRFSVQRCARCHLGISASEMVMRARDSVYHLSCFTCTTCNKTLTTGDHFGMKDSLVYCRLHFESLVQGADYHPQLNFAELAAKGGGLGLPYFNGTGTAQKGRPRKRKSPAMGLDLPSYNTGCNENDADHLDRDQQAYPPTQKTKRMRTSFKHHQLRTMKSYFAINHNPDAKDLKQLAQKTGLTKRVLQGEQILGHYSHTSRRLKIP
- the lhx9 gene encoding LIM/homeobox protein Lhx9 isoform X1, encoding MEVVDCKAEAASCKLRPGPGAMLFHGISGDHIQGIMEEMERRSKSESRLAKSMQLNGRETTMPSMSPEKPALCAGCGGKISDRYYLLAVDKQWHLRCLKCCECKLALESELTCFAKDGSIYCKEDYYRRFSVQRCARCHLGISASEMVMRARDSVYHLSCFTCTTCNKTLTTGDHFGMKDSLVYCRLHFESLVQGADYHPQLNFAELAAKGGGLGLPYFNGTGTAQKGRPRKRKSPAMGLDLPSYNTGCNENDADHLDRDQQAYPPTQKTKRMRTSFKHHQLRTMKSYFAINHNPDAKDLKQLAQKTGLTKRVLQVWFQNARAKFRRNVLRQENGGVDKADGTSLPPPSSDSGALTPPSSAATLTDLTNPSITVVTSVTSSLDSHDSGSPSQTTLTNLF
- the lhx9 gene encoding LIM/homeobox protein Lhx9 isoform X5, which translates into the protein MEVVDCKAEAASCKLRPGPGAMLFHGISGDHIQGIMEEMERRSKSESRLAKSMQLNGRETTMPSMSPEKPALCAGCGGKISDRYYLLAVDKQWHLRCLKCCECKLALESELTCFAKDGSIYCKEDYYRRFSVQRCARCHLGISASEMVMRARDSVYHLSCFTCTTCNKTLTTGDHFGMKDSLVYCRLHFESLVQGADYHPQLNFAELAAKGGGLGLPYFNGTGTAQKGRPRKRKSPAMGLDLPSYNTGCNENDADHLDRDQQAYPPTQKTKRMRTSFKHHQLRTMKSYFAINHNPDAKDLKQLAQKTGLTKRVLQ
- the lhx9 gene encoding LIM/homeobox protein Lhx9 isoform X2, whose translation is MEVVDCKAEAASCKLRPGPGAMLFHGISGDHIQGIMEEMERRSKSESRLAKSMQLNGRETTMPSMSPEKPALCAGCGGKISDRYYLLAVDKQWHLRCLKCCECKLALESELTCFAKDGSIYCKEDYYRFSVQRCARCHLGISASEMVMRARDSVYHLSCFTCTTCNKTLTTGDHFGMKDSLVYCRLHFESLVQGADYHPQLNFAELAAKGGGLGLPYFNGTGTAQKGRPRKRKSPAMGLDLPSYNTGCNENDADHLDRDQQAYPPTQKTKRMRTSFKHHQLRTMKSYFAINHNPDAKDLKQLAQKTGLTKRVLQVWFQNARAKFRRNVLRQENGGVDKADGTSLPPPSSDSGALTPPSSAATLTDLTNPSITVVTSVTSSLDSHDSGSPSQTTLTNLF